A region from the Musa acuminata AAA Group cultivar baxijiao chromosome BXJ1-10, Cavendish_Baxijiao_AAA, whole genome shotgun sequence genome encodes:
- the LOC135595567 gene encoding probable protein phosphatase 2C 35 isoform X1, translated as MGCVQGKRCGRYKKRCSSSCCHYQPSSISTDATDPFRIHETDSSRGLPLHALSGGFAVVPSAGICLRYASLTQRGHYPDSPDRANQDSFCVKTGFQANPDLHFFGVFDGHGQFGTQCSVFVRDKLADILSGDAHLSEDPVEAYHSAFLAANSAIHDSEIDDSMSGTTAITVLVDGNTLYVANVGDSRAVAGVWNGNRVMAEDLSSDQTPYRKDEYERVKLCGARVLSVDQVEGIVDPDIQSWGDEEDGDGDPPRLWVQNGMYPGTAFTRSVGDSTAESIGVIADPEVKTVKITPNHLFFVVASDGIFEFLSSQAVVDMVSRFADPQDACLEIASESYKLWLENENRTDDITVIVVQIRNISDSYAAANDGAIQTNNNNASLDPGKLKVERYIVSRSEVNLSKKSSCLELQSCLPDCSVDLSSARAAPSTQSFHLNAINSD; from the exons ATGGGGTGTGTCCAGGGCAAGCGCTGTGGCCGCTACAAGAAGCgctgcagcagcagctgctgccaCTACCAACCCTCCTCCATCTCCACCGACGCCACCGATCCCTTTAGGATCCACGAAACGGACTCCTCGCGCGGTCTCCCCCTCCACGCGCTCTCCGGCGGCTTTGCGGTCGTCCCCTCCGCCGGTATCTGCCTACGGTACGCCTCCCTCACGCAGCGTGGCCACTATCCTGACTCGCCCGACCGCGCTAACCAGGACAGCTTCTGCGTGAAGACCGGCTTCCAGGCCAACCCCGATCTCCACTTCTTTGGCGTCTTCGATGGACACGGCCAGTTCGGCACCCAGTGCTCCGTGTTCGTCCGTGACAAGCTCGCAGACATCTTGTCCGGCGATGCTCACCTGTCGGAGGATCCCGTAGAAGCCTATCACTCCGCTTTCCTGGCAGCCAATTCGGCGATTCATGACAGCGAGATCGATGATTCGATGAGCGGCACGACCGCGATCACTGTTCTTGTAGATGGGAACACGCTCTATGTTGCGAATGTGGGGGATTCACGGGCTGTGGCCGGAGTTTGGAATGGTAATCGTGTCATGGCCGAGGACTTATCGAGTGATCAGACGCCGTACAGGAAGGATGAGTACGAGAGGGTGAAGCTCTGCGGGGCGAGAGTGTTGAGTGTTGATCAAGTGGAGGGCATTGTGGATCCTGATATACAGAGCTGGGGTGATGAGGAGGATGGTGACGGGGATCCACCAAGGCTGTGGGTGCAAAATGGCATGTACCCAGGGACGGCTTTCACAAGGAGTGTGGGAGACTCGACGGCAGAGAGTATAGGAGTGATCGCTGATCCGGAGGTTAAGACTGTGAAGATCACACCAAACCATCTCTTCTTTGTTGTGGCAAGTGATGGCATATTTGAGTTTCTATCAAGTCAAGCGGTGGTAGATATG GTTTCCAGGTTTGCTGATCCTCAGGATGCCTGCTTGGAAATTGCTTCTGAATCTTACAAATTGTGGTTAGAGAATGAAAACCGGACAGATGATATAACAGTTATTGTTGTGCAGATCAGAAACATCAGTGAT TCATATGCTGCTGCAAATGATGGAGCTATCCAAACCAACAACAACAATGCTTCTCTAGATCCAGGTAAATTAAAAGTTGAGAGGTACATAGTCTCACGATCAGAAGTTAATCTCTCAAAGAAAAGCAGCTGTCTCGAGCTGCAGTCGTGCCTTCCTGACTGCTCAGTGGATCTAAGTTCTGCACGTGCTGCCCCTTCAACTCAGTCTTTCCATTTAAATG CGATTAATTCGGACTGA
- the LOC135595567 gene encoding probable protein phosphatase 2C 35 isoform X2 — protein MGCVQGKRCGRYKKRCSSSCCHYQPSSISTDATDPFRIHETDSSRGLPLHALSGGFAVVPSAGICLRYASLTQRGHYPDSPDRANQDSFCVKTGFQANPDLHFFGVFDGHGQFGTQCSVFVRDKLADILSGDAHLSEDPVEAYHSAFLAANSAIHDSEIDDSMSGTTAITVLVDGNTLYVANVGDSRAVAGVWNGNRVMAEDLSSDQTPYRKDEYERVKLCGARVLSVDQVEGIVDPDIQSWGDEEDGDGDPPRLWVQNGMYPGTAFTRSVGDSTAESIGVIADPEVKTVKITPNHLFFVVASDGIFEFLSSQAVVDMVSRFADPQDACLEIASESYKLWLENENRTDDITVIVVQIRNISDSYAAANDGAIQTNNNNASLDPAVSSCSRAFLTAQWI, from the exons ATGGGGTGTGTCCAGGGCAAGCGCTGTGGCCGCTACAAGAAGCgctgcagcagcagctgctgccaCTACCAACCCTCCTCCATCTCCACCGACGCCACCGATCCCTTTAGGATCCACGAAACGGACTCCTCGCGCGGTCTCCCCCTCCACGCGCTCTCCGGCGGCTTTGCGGTCGTCCCCTCCGCCGGTATCTGCCTACGGTACGCCTCCCTCACGCAGCGTGGCCACTATCCTGACTCGCCCGACCGCGCTAACCAGGACAGCTTCTGCGTGAAGACCGGCTTCCAGGCCAACCCCGATCTCCACTTCTTTGGCGTCTTCGATGGACACGGCCAGTTCGGCACCCAGTGCTCCGTGTTCGTCCGTGACAAGCTCGCAGACATCTTGTCCGGCGATGCTCACCTGTCGGAGGATCCCGTAGAAGCCTATCACTCCGCTTTCCTGGCAGCCAATTCGGCGATTCATGACAGCGAGATCGATGATTCGATGAGCGGCACGACCGCGATCACTGTTCTTGTAGATGGGAACACGCTCTATGTTGCGAATGTGGGGGATTCACGGGCTGTGGCCGGAGTTTGGAATGGTAATCGTGTCATGGCCGAGGACTTATCGAGTGATCAGACGCCGTACAGGAAGGATGAGTACGAGAGGGTGAAGCTCTGCGGGGCGAGAGTGTTGAGTGTTGATCAAGTGGAGGGCATTGTGGATCCTGATATACAGAGCTGGGGTGATGAGGAGGATGGTGACGGGGATCCACCAAGGCTGTGGGTGCAAAATGGCATGTACCCAGGGACGGCTTTCACAAGGAGTGTGGGAGACTCGACGGCAGAGAGTATAGGAGTGATCGCTGATCCGGAGGTTAAGACTGTGAAGATCACACCAAACCATCTCTTCTTTGTTGTGGCAAGTGATGGCATATTTGAGTTTCTATCAAGTCAAGCGGTGGTAGATATG GTTTCCAGGTTTGCTGATCCTCAGGATGCCTGCTTGGAAATTGCTTCTGAATCTTACAAATTGTGGTTAGAGAATGAAAACCGGACAGATGATATAACAGTTATTGTTGTGCAGATCAGAAACATCAGTGAT TCATATGCTGCTGCAAATGATGGAGCTATCCAAACCAACAACAACAATGCTTCTCTAGATCCAG CTGTCTCGAGCTGCAGTCGTGCCTTCCTGACTGCTCAGTGGATCTAA
- the LOC104000620 gene encoding uncharacterized protein LOC104000620: MGTEVLRPQDCLLRPSPGLRSAKPLRRRREGSPKQPAKPRLAMGQVTILRRGESLEAAKARKGGPGTAAIPSASVGWDPALFGMGRLGPDPVMIPKQIRLRSPAAAMPPDVYAGSAFDLSPSPRALPLPSFSRRKEDLPPAGAKAVVDCSATKDLRRLLRLE, from the coding sequence ATGGGAACCGAGGTGTTGCGCCCCCAAGACTGCCTCCTCCGCCCATCCCCTGGCCTTCGGAGCGCCAAACCCCTCCGCAGGAGGAGGGAGGGATCGCCCAAACAGCCCGCCAAGCCCCGTCTGGCCATGGGGCAGGTGACCATCCTCAGGCGAGGTGAGTCGCTGGAGGCCGCAAAGGCGAGGAAGGGCGGGCCGGGCACGGCGGCCATTCCCTCCGCCAGCGTCGGGTGGGATCCGGCGTTGTTCGGCATGGGGCGGCTAGGGCCGGACCCGGTCATGATCCCGAAGCAGATCCGGCTGAGATCGCCGGCGGCTGCGATGCCGCCGGACGTGTACGCGGGGTCGGCGTTCGATCTCTCGCCGTCGCCCCGGGCGCTGCCGCTGCCGAGCTTCTCAAGGAGGAAAGAGGATCTACCGCCGGCGGGGGCGAAGGCCGTCGTGGATTGTTCCGCCACCAAGGATCTGAGGCGATTGCTTCGGCTGGAATGA